The genomic interval AGTTTGGAGAACCGAATGGAATCCTCGCACACCGGCGGCAGAGAAGCCAACCGCAACGTCAAGCAACTGTTTGACCTCTCCGGACGTGTGGCGGTGATTACCGGCGGGTCCATCGGCCTGGGACGCCAGATGGCGGAAGGCCTGGCTGAAATGGGAGCGAACCTGGTGCTTTGCGCCCGCAAGAAGGAACGTTGCGAGCAGGCCGCGCACGAATTGGCCAAGCTCGGCGTAAAGACTATGGCTTTGGCCTGCGACGTAAAAGATCCCGCCAGCGTCAAGCAACTGATGGAAGCAGCCGTCGTCCAGTTTGGGCGGATTGATATCCTCATCAACAACGCGGGAATCTCCTGGGGCGCGCCGGTGGAAACCATGTCCCTGGCCGACTGGAACAAAGTTCTGGAGACCAATCTCACTGGAACATTTTTGTGCTCGCAGGCTGCGGGAAGAACGATGATCGCGCAGGGAAGCGGTAAGATCATCAACGTGGCGTCAGTCGCCGGGCTGGCTGGCGCGCCTTCCGAGGCGGTGCAAGCCATTGGCTACCACGCCAGCAAAGGCGGCGTGATCGCGTTTACCAAAGACCTGGCGTGCAAGTGGGCGCGGCACAACATTCAAGTCAACGCTCTGGCGCCCGGATGGTTTCCCACGCACATGTCAGACCGCGTGCTGGAAGCCAAGAAAGATTATTTGCTGGAACACATTCCGCTGCGCCGCTTCGGGACGGATTACGACTTGAAAGGCGCCGCCGTACTTCTTGCTTCTGACGCCTCCGCTTACATCACCGGCCACGTTCTGGTGGTGGATGGAGGGCAATCGGCATGGTAACTCTGAGGGCCTCATGAACATTCCGCTTACGCCGCTGCGCTTTTTGCGCTACGCCAGCCAGCAATATCCCGCCAAGACGGCGGTCATCTGCGGCGACCATCGCTACACCTACTCGCAGTTTTCTGACCGCGCGGCCCATCTGGCCGGTGCGCTGCTGGCCGCGGGCGTGCAACCAGGCGACCGCGTGGCGTACCTGAGCGGCAATTGCCATCGCCTGCTGGAAGCCTACTACGGAGTGCTGGAAGCCGGCGCCGTTCTGTTGCCGCTGAACATCCGCCTGGCGCCGCTGGAGCTGGCCTACATCCTGAATGATGCGGAAGCCACCATCCTGTTGTTTGAAGAACAGTTCACGCCGCTGGTGGAAGCTTTCCGCAAAGAACTGAATTCCGTCAAATCATTTGTTCTTCTGGACGCCAAGCCCGGCGCGGAGAGCTGGGTCGCGCGGCAGAACTACGAAGAGCTTTTGGCGAAAGCCGCTCCACACCATGCCGACGTAATGGCGATTGACGAAAACTCGCTCGCCGAGCTTTTTTACACCAGCGGCACCAGCGCCAATCCTAAAGGCGTGATGCTGACGCATCGCAACATATATCTTCATGCGCTCAACGTCGCGCTCACGTTCCACACCGGCAGCGATTCCATTGAGCTGCATACCATCCCACTGTTCCACGCCAACGGCTGGGGCGTAGCCCATTCGCTGACCTTCGTCGGCGGAACGCACGTGATGATCCGCAAGTTTGATCCGCCGGAGGTCTTCCGCCTCATCCAGCAGGAGCACGCCCAGGCGTGCAGCCTGGTTCCGGCCATGGCCACGGCGCTGGTGAACTGTCCGGACCGCACCAAGTATGACCTCAGCAGCTTGAAGCGGATCACGCTGGGCGGGGCGGCTTCATCGCCCACGCTGGTGCGCGAAGTGGAAGAGAAAATGGGCTGTCCCTGCTTCTCCGGATACGGACTCACGGAGACTTGTCCGGTGCTCACCACCGCGCAGATGAAGTTAGGCGTGAATTGGCAGGGCGACGAGCGATATGAAGGCCAGGCGAGCACCGGCTACGCCATTCCCGGCGTGGAGATCCGCGTGGTGGACCCCGACGGCAACGATCTCCCTCGCGATGGCCAGAGCATTGGAGAAATTGTGGCCCGCAGTGACGGCGTGATGGCCGGTTACTGGAAACAGCCGGAAGCCACCGCCCACGTGATGCGCGGCGGCTGGTTCCACACCGGCGATATGGCCACCATGGCCGAGAACGGCTACGTGCTGATCGTGGACCGCAAGAAAGACATCATCGTCAGCGGCGGGGAAAACATTTCATCGCTGGAAGTGGAAAAGGCCATCCTCGCTCACCCAGCGGTGTATGAAGTGGCGGTGATTCCCGTACCCGACGATCGCTGGGGAGAAGTCCCCAAGGCCCTGGTCACATTGAAGCCGGGAGCCCAAGCAGCCGCCGACGAGTTGCTGGAATTCTGCCGCGGGCGGCTGGCGCACTACAAGTGTCCGCGGTCGGTGGAATTTGTGGATGCCCTGCCCAAGACCGGCACGGGCAAAATCTTGAAGAAAGAGTTGCGAAAGAAATACTGGTCGGGGACGGAAAGCATCCGGCCGGAAATGGCGACGAAAAAATAATTCTCACCACGGAGACACGGAGGCACGGAGAAGAAATCATGATGGTGCGTGGGGCCTGCGAGAATGTTGCGGCCAAGAAATATCGATGGACCGTGTAAACAACGGCCAAATTTGTTTTGCAGTTCTCCGTGTCTCAGTGCCTCCGTGGTGGAATGTGCGCTGAAAGGGAAAAATGAAACTCCTCGAAGGTAAGACAGCCATTGTGACTGGCGCGGCTCGCGGCATCGGCCAGGCGACGGCTGAATTGTTTGCGGCGCACGGCGCGCGCGTCGTCATGTCAGACATTGATCCCGGTCCGCTCAACGATGCCGCCGCGGCCATCCAAAAATCCGGTGGGCAGGTCATGGCCTTTGCCGGCGACGTCACCGATCCGCAGTTTCCGGACAAGCTGGTCAAGACGGCGCTCGACAAGTTCGGCGGACTGGACATCATCGTGAACAACGCGGGCTATACCTGGGACGGCGTCATCCACAAGATGACCGACCAGCAGTGGCAGGCGATCATTGACTGCCACCTGACTGCGCCCTTCCGCATTATTCGCGC from Terriglobia bacterium carries:
- a CDS encoding SDR family oxidoreductase translates to MESSHTGGREANRNVKQLFDLSGRVAVITGGSIGLGRQMAEGLAEMGANLVLCARKKERCEQAAHELAKLGVKTMALACDVKDPASVKQLMEAAVVQFGRIDILINNAGISWGAPVETMSLADWNKVLETNLTGTFLCSQAAGRTMIAQGSGKIINVASVAGLAGAPSEAVQAIGYHASKGGVIAFTKDLACKWARHNIQVNALAPGWFPTHMSDRVLEAKKDYLLEHIPLRRFGTDYDLKGAAVLLASDASAYITGHVLVVDGGQSAW
- a CDS encoding long-chain-fatty-acid--CoA ligase, with product MNIPLTPLRFLRYASQQYPAKTAVICGDHRYTYSQFSDRAAHLAGALLAAGVQPGDRVAYLSGNCHRLLEAYYGVLEAGAVLLPLNIRLAPLELAYILNDAEATILLFEEQFTPLVEAFRKELNSVKSFVLLDAKPGAESWVARQNYEELLAKAAPHHADVMAIDENSLAELFYTSGTSANPKGVMLTHRNIYLHALNVALTFHTGSDSIELHTIPLFHANGWGVAHSLTFVGGTHVMIRKFDPPEVFRLIQQEHAQACSLVPAMATALVNCPDRTKYDLSSLKRITLGGAASSPTLVREVEEKMGCPCFSGYGLTETCPVLTTAQMKLGVNWQGDERYEGQASTGYAIPGVEIRVVDPDGNDLPRDGQSIGEIVARSDGVMAGYWKQPEATAHVMRGGWFHTGDMATMAENGYVLIVDRKKDIIVSGGENISSLEVEKAILAHPAVYEVAVIPVPDDRWGEVPKALVTLKPGAQAAADELLEFCRGRLAHYKCPRSVEFVDALPKTGTGKILKKELRKKYWSGTESIRPEMATKK